One Bacteroidia bacterium DNA window includes the following coding sequences:
- a CDS encoding T9SS type A sorting domain-containing protein gives MKAHLLTLSLLAVFIETFAQSAFVNWLDQNHARFIENIGQFAGKNQYKNEQILYAIDEGRLQVHFTKDGFTYCLDKIEKTHEHERRPNETGPEYEMRLRMQKIKLKVTTETVAIKWQGINSGTQIIPLDLAQDYFNYTINVNGEPKSINYIKGYKKLLYKNIYPNIDLEYTIHPRKGFKYSFILHPGANPGLIQMRVESSNAISMDEQGNLHYSTMFGDIIDHAPHTYYYYNPTITINSSFKKIGTNLFTFDLEPYNLAETVIIDPWTIAPSFSNSNRVWEIETDDLGNVYAYGGDTPARLRKYNSAGTLLWTYNTTWDTANYWMGTLRTNPVTGTSYITSGSNGEIRCINTTGGSVWFNNPNGILGPLYEYWKLDFNCDRTQLICGGMRAPNPFSLSNYRGVMINLNMSSGAVLGFLPVGWTALPKIKEVRSICTTPGNNIAFMTLDSIGEIYAPSMTLNYRDQNVYNFSYYTPSYSIDGNMGSSAMCADEYFLYTRSGSTLHKRNFSGGVIATVSIPGGSNTVSIDGISPDSNGLDVDASGNVYVGSSTGVYKFNSSLTLIASATTPNVVYDVAINPTSNEVVACGNGFIASVGITTGARVNLPCVVLPVQLVHFDAQCLPNDYIAIQWTTESEKDNEKFILERGFVPKGSIEVSWEVIATIKGAGNSHGIRQYEFIDKTARKGVDYYYRLKNVNKNGQQQYFKPIQVQCFDVNQNNFVYPTVSEATFTVQYNVAYSAQSIIEVLDMQGRKVYTKVPQNIIQDNVVETLNLGHLAKGMYLIVARTPEKTYSQKVTLK, from the coding sequence ATGAAAGCACATCTGCTTACTTTATCATTACTTGCGGTATTTATTGAAACTTTTGCCCAAAGTGCCTTTGTGAATTGGTTAGACCAAAACCATGCCCGATTCATTGAGAATATAGGGCAATTTGCAGGTAAAAATCAATATAAAAACGAGCAAATACTTTACGCCATAGATGAGGGAAGGCTGCAAGTGCATTTTACAAAGGATGGGTTTACCTACTGTTTAGATAAAATAGAAAAGACTCACGAGCATGAGCGCAGACCTAATGAAACTGGTCCTGAATATGAAATGAGGCTCCGAATGCAAAAAATAAAATTAAAAGTAACCACAGAAACTGTGGCTATTAAATGGCAAGGTATCAATTCTGGTACTCAAATTATTCCGCTAGACCTTGCCCAGGATTATTTCAACTATACTATAAATGTAAATGGCGAACCTAAATCTATCAACTATATCAAAGGTTACAAAAAGCTACTGTACAAAAACATATACCCTAATATTGATTTGGAATATACTATACATCCTCGTAAAGGCTTTAAGTATAGTTTTATCTTGCATCCAGGTGCTAATCCTGGACTAATTCAAATGCGCGTAGAAAGCTCTAACGCTATTAGTATGGATGAACAAGGCAATTTACATTACTCTACAATGTTTGGTGACATCATTGACCATGCGCCGCACACATATTACTACTATAATCCGACAATTACGATTAATTCAAGTTTCAAGAAAATTGGCACAAACTTGTTCACTTTTGACTTGGAGCCTTACAATCTTGCAGAAACGGTTATTATTGATCCATGGACTATTGCACCATCATTTAGCAATTCGAACAGAGTTTGGGAAATAGAAACAGACGATCTAGGAAACGTATATGCCTACGGAGGAGATACTCCTGCTCGACTACGTAAATATAATTCGGCAGGTACGCTTTTATGGACATACAATACTACTTGGGATACAGCGAATTATTGGATGGGTACCTTACGTACTAACCCTGTAACAGGTACAAGCTATATTACTTCTGGTTCTAATGGAGAGATTCGCTGCATAAACACTACGGGTGGTTCTGTTTGGTTTAATAATCCCAATGGTATTCTTGGACCCTTATATGAGTACTGGAAGTTGGATTTTAACTGTGACAGAACCCAGTTGATATGCGGGGGTATGCGCGCTCCTAATCCTTTTTCGTTGAGTAACTATCGTGGAGTGATGATAAATTTGAATATGTCAAGTGGTGCAGTATTAGGATTCTTGCCTGTGGGATGGACTGCTCTGCCAAAAATTAAAGAAGTCCGTAGTATTTGTACTACACCAGGTAACAATATTGCTTTTATGACACTAGACTCTATCGGAGAAATTTATGCCCCAAGTATGACTCTCAACTACCGTGACCAAAACGTTTATAATTTTTCTTACTATACTCCTAGCTACTCTATAGATGGGAATATGGGTTCTAGTGCTATGTGTGCCGACGAGTATTTTCTCTATACCCGTAGTGGTAGTACGCTCCATAAAAGAAACTTTAGTGGTGGGGTAATAGCCACAGTGTCTATACCTGGCGGTAGTAATACCGTTTCTATTGATGGTATATCCCCTGACAGTAATGGACTTGATGTGGACGCTTCAGGAAATGTGTATGTAGGTTCAAGTACAGGAGTATATAAGTTCAACTCTTCTTTGACGCTTATTGCTTCTGCTACTACTCCAAATGTAGTTTATGATGTAGCCATCAATCCTACTTCTAATGAAGTGGTAGCTTGTGGTAATGGTTTTATTGCTTCTGTGGGAATAACTACTGGAGCAAGAGTAAATTTGCCTTGTGTAGTTTTACCTGTACAGCTGGTGCATTTTGATGCTCAATGCCTACCTAATGACTATATTGCGATTCAATGGACTACAGAAAGTGAAAAAGATAATGAAAAATTCATTTTAGAAAGAGGTTTCGTACCTAAAGGTAGTATAGAAGTGTCCTGGGAAGTTATTGCTACTATAAAAGGAGCGGGTAACAGCCATGGAATTAGACAATATGAGTTCATAGATAAGACCGCTAGAAAGGGGGTAGACTATTATTATCGTTTAAAAAATGTCAATAAAAATGGGCAACAGCAATACTTTAAGCCTATCCAGGTACAGTGCTTTGATGTAAATCAAAATAATTTTGTTTATCCCACAGTAAGCGAAGCTACTTTTACTGTGCAGTACAACGTTGCTTACTCTGCACAATCCATTATTGAAGTACTGGATATGCAAGGAAGAAAAGTTTATACAAAAGTTCCGCAAAATATCATCCAGGATAACGTAGTGGAAACACTAAATCTTGGACACTTAGCCAAAGGTATGTACTTGATTGTAGCTCGCACGCCAGAGAAGACATATTCACAAAAAGTAACATTAAAGTAA
- a CDS encoding response regulator, translated as MASSNKQLILCVDDEKVVLNSLRQQLQSSFGDQYQYEIAESAEEAWEIISELKSENVEIVLIISDWLMPGKKGDEFLIELHKKYPKVVTMMLTGHADDAAVENAKKNANLFACIRKPWSKEELVENIQRAFQKLHQ; from the coding sequence ATGGCAAGTTCAAACAAGCAGCTTATTTTATGCGTAGATGATGAAAAAGTTGTTCTTAATAGTTTAAGACAACAGCTACAATCTTCTTTTGGCGACCAATATCAATATGAAATTGCAGAGAGTGCCGAAGAAGCTTGGGAAATTATTTCAGAGTTGAAATCTGAAAATGTAGAAATTGTTTTAATCATTTCAGACTGGCTAATGCCTGGTAAAAAAGGTGATGAGTTTTTAATAGAGTTGCATAAAAAGTACCCGAAAGTAGTTACTATGATGCTTACGGGTCATGCCGATGATGCAGCTGTTGAAAATGCTAAGAAAAATGCAAACTTATTTGCTTGTATTCGCAAGCCGTGGTCAAAAGAGGAGTTGGTAGAAAACATACAGAGGGCTTTTCAAAAATTGCATCAATAA
- a CDS encoding histidine kinase, which produces MSKNWLEQLNKYRPVYHVIFWAVLWYISFDALRDNISNRRLLLSRIDDKDTFAAVLCSTLLVPIMIYTYLNIYLFDVLFSRRKYIAYFLSLAVTGLIIAISMHSILVNVLASEVTFVQTFSNLMFSTLMIVGIRFMKNGLSKQYQLQEAKAKQIESELNLLKSQINPHFLFNTLNNIYAVNMSNPQNANEMILQLADLMRYQLESSKKEQVSLSAEIQMLENYIALEKMRLPKNAFVSFQTQGDFSLYSIAPMLLIPFVENCFKHGVGVEQTHIEIYAFIKNGEFFFVTKNTIPTTKLTSTVSTKTGIQNLERRLEILYPNRHRLSIEMEQGMFVVRLRIQL; this is translated from the coding sequence ATGAGCAAAAACTGGCTTGAGCAGCTCAATAAATACAGACCTGTGTATCACGTTATTTTTTGGGCAGTACTATGGTATATTTCTTTTGATGCACTAAGAGATAACATCAGCAATCGCAGACTATTACTTTCTCGTATTGATGACAAAGATACCTTTGCCGCAGTGTTATGCAGCACTTTATTAGTCCCTATCATGATTTACACATACCTAAACATATATCTTTTTGATGTTCTGTTCAGTAGAAGAAAGTACATTGCCTACTTTTTGAGCTTGGCTGTTACAGGATTGATTATTGCTATTTCTATGCACAGTATTTTAGTCAATGTATTAGCCAGTGAAGTTACTTTTGTACAGACTTTTAGTAACCTAATGTTCAGCACATTGATGATAGTAGGTATCCGTTTCATGAAAAATGGACTTTCCAAGCAATATCAATTACAAGAAGCCAAAGCTAAACAAATAGAAAGCGAACTTAACTTACTGAAATCTCAAATCAATCCACACTTTTTGTTCAATACGCTCAATAATATCTACGCTGTAAATATGTCTAACCCTCAAAATGCGAATGAAATGATATTACAACTAGCAGACTTGATGCGCTATCAGTTAGAAAGTAGTAAAAAAGAGCAAGTTTCACTTTCAGCAGAAATACAAATGTTAGAAAACTACATTGCTTTGGAAAAAATGCGTTTGCCTAAAAATGCCTTTGTAAGTTTTCAAACTCAAGGGGACTTTTCTTTGTATTCTATAGCACCTATGCTGCTTATTCCATTTGTGGAAAATTGCTTCAAGCACGGTGTAGGTGTAGAACAAACGCATATTGAAATTTATGCATTTATTAAAAATGGTGAATTTTTCTTTGTTACCAAAAACACTATACCTACCACTAAACTAACAAGCACGGTATCTACCAAAACAGGAATTCAAAACCTAGAGCGCCGTTTAGAGATTTTGTACCCCAATCGACACAGGTTATCAATAGAAATGGAGCAAGGTATGTTTGTAGTTAGATTGAGAATACAATTGTAG
- a CDS encoding TonB-dependent receptor, producing the protein MYWYISFAQEKFTVSGKIKDASTGEVLIGVTVMDKNSQEGLTSNEYGFYSIRLSKGKHTLVFRLIGYQTIEKEVDVQSNLTLNIDLAQEDITTNEVVVTDVKGDENVKSTEMSNIRLDISQVKTMPALLGEVDIIKILQFLPGVQSAGEGLSGFFVRGGNFDQNLVLLDEAVVFNASHLLGFFSVFNSDAVKDMTLIKGGMPAQYGGRLSSVVDIKMNEGNNKKFGVKGGIGLLSSRATVEGPLKKEKGSFIVSARRSYADVFLKFARNRNLRDNQLYFYDANLKANYEFSQKDRLFLSGYFGRDIFNFTQLFSQFWGNSTATLRWNHIYNGKLFSNVSLIYSDFFYGFGSQFTGEEFKYRSGIRNLNLKVDYDYFLNNQHKVKFGVHGIYYTFLNGEIESEPGSFLNDYKLRPSYAREIGIYINDEFTITNRLSVQYGVRYSGFDIIGPSQVFVFPDKSYERPTDTIEYARGRSIKYYGGFEPRASMCYILNEKSSIKASYARTRQYIHLASNATASLPTDIWLPSTKYITPQIADQYAAGYFRNFLDNEIETSVEIYYKDMQNQVDFKDNSNTFLNPYIEQEVYQGRGWSYGVELFVRKNTGKLTGWISYTWSKTERRFDRPLQVINNGRVYPAKNDRRHNISIVCNYEINKRWLASAIFTYYTGNAVTLPSGKYYLEGNAIALISERNGYRMPDYHRLDLSVTWKPQKQKEKWYYDFNFGLFNAYGRKNVFAYNFYEDKNDPGTIKAEKIYLFTWVPSITWNFNF; encoded by the coding sequence TAATCGGCTACCAAACCATAGAAAAAGAGGTTGATGTACAAAGTAATCTTACACTCAATATTGACCTAGCCCAAGAAGATATTACCACAAATGAAGTTGTAGTTACCGATGTCAAAGGGGATGAAAATGTCAAAAGTACGGAAATGAGCAACATTCGTTTAGATATAAGTCAGGTCAAAACCATGCCAGCGCTTTTGGGTGAAGTGGATATTATCAAGATATTACAATTTTTACCAGGCGTGCAAAGCGCGGGCGAAGGTTTGTCAGGCTTTTTTGTGAGAGGAGGAAACTTTGACCAGAATTTAGTTTTGTTAGATGAAGCCGTAGTGTTTAATGCTTCGCACTTATTGGGCTTTTTCTCCGTGTTTAATTCAGATGCCGTCAAGGATATGACCTTAATCAAAGGAGGGATGCCCGCACAGTATGGAGGACGTTTATCTTCGGTAGTAGATATAAAAATGAACGAAGGAAACAATAAAAAATTTGGTGTCAAAGGAGGAATTGGATTACTATCCTCACGGGCTACCGTAGAGGGACCTCTCAAAAAGGAAAAAGGTTCATTTATTGTGTCTGCTCGTAGGTCTTATGCAGATGTATTTTTGAAATTTGCAAGAAACCGAAACTTACGAGATAACCAACTATACTTTTACGATGCTAACCTCAAAGCTAACTATGAATTCTCTCAAAAAGATAGACTTTTTTTGTCAGGATACTTTGGCAGAGATATATTTAACTTCACTCAATTGTTTTCACAATTTTGGGGCAATAGTACAGCTACTTTGCGGTGGAATCATATCTACAACGGCAAGCTCTTTTCTAATGTCAGCTTAATTTACAGCGATTTCTTTTATGGCTTTGGTAGCCAATTCACAGGAGAAGAATTTAAGTACAGATCAGGTATTCGCAACCTCAATCTCAAAGTGGACTACGACTATTTTTTAAATAATCAACACAAGGTCAAATTTGGAGTACATGGTATATACTACACTTTTCTCAACGGTGAAATTGAAAGCGAACCTGGGTCTTTTTTAAATGACTATAAGCTGCGCCCTAGCTATGCCCGAGAAATAGGGATATATATCAACGATGAATTTACCATTACGAATCGGCTGTCTGTACAATATGGAGTTCGTTATTCAGGATTTGATATTATTGGGCCAAGTCAAGTATTTGTTTTTCCCGACAAAAGCTATGAACGCCCCACAGATACGATTGAATATGCCCGTGGTAGATCTATCAAATACTACGGCGGTTTTGAACCTCGGGCTTCTATGTGTTACATTCTAAATGAAAAAAGTTCTATCAAAGCTTCATACGCTCGTACAAGGCAATACATTCACTTAGCTTCTAACGCTACGGCATCCTTACCGACAGATATATGGCTACCTAGTACCAAATACATTACTCCCCAAATAGCCGACCAATACGCCGCAGGATATTTTAGAAACTTTTTAGACAATGAGATTGAAACCTCAGTAGAAATATACTACAAAGACATGCAGAATCAAGTAGATTTCAAAGATAATTCCAATACTTTTCTCAATCCTTACATTGAACAAGAAGTGTATCAAGGTAGAGGTTGGTCATACGGAGTGGAATTATTTGTTCGTAAAAATACGGGAAAACTAACAGGTTGGATTAGTTACACTTGGTCTAAAACCGAACGCCGTTTTGATAGACCTTTGCAAGTTATCAATAATGGTAGAGTTTATCCTGCTAAAAACGACCGTAGACATAACATTTCTATCGTTTGTAACTATGAAATTAACAAAAGATGGTTAGCATCTGCAATATTCACGTACTATACAGGCAATGCCGTTACGCTCCCCTCGGGAAAGTACTATTTAGAAGGTAATGCAATTGCTTTAATTTCTGAACGTAACGGGTATAGAATGCCCGACTATCATCGTTTAGACCTTTCTGTTACTTGGAAACCCCAAAAACAAAAAGAAAAATGGTATTATGATTTTAATTTTGGCTTGTTCAATGCCTATGGGCGTAAAAATGTGTTTGCATACAATTTTTATGAAGATAAAAACGACCCTGGTACTATCAAAGCAGAAAAAATTTATCTATTTACTTGGGTTCCTTCAATAACGTGGAATTTTAACTTTTAG
- the lepA gene encoding translation elongation factor 4 has translation MKNIRNFCIIAHIDHGKSTLADRLLEYTNTIPKRQMQDQVLDDMDLERERGITIKSHAIQMDYYYKGEKYILNLIDTPGHVDFSYEVSRSIAACEGALLLVDATQGIQAQTISNLYLALENEVEIIPVLNKVDVASAMIEEVKDQMVDILGCSREEIIHASGKEGIGIETILERIIERIPPPKGNPEGPLQALIFDSIFNSYRGVIAYFKVENGIIRKGDKVRFMATGTDYIAEEVGILRLEREPREFVGTGDVGYIIANIKQVSEVKVGDTITHSNNPAPAPIEGFKEVKPMVFAGIFPVSSEDFEDLRSSLEKLRLNDAALVYEPETSVALGFGFRCGFLGMLHMEIIQERLEREFGMNVITTVPNVQYIAHIRNTGEQVVIHNPSEMPDAGKIDYIEEPYVRAQIITASDYIGGIMNLCIDKRGIFKNQTYLTPTRVELIFEMPLSEIIFDFFDKLKSISRGYASLDYEMIGYRQSDMVKLDILLNGEPVDALSAIVHRSNAYDWGKKLCIKLKELLPRQLFEIPIQAAIGGKVIARETIKALRKDVLAKCYGGDVTRKRKLLEKQKEGKKRMKQVGSVEIPQEAFLAVLKIDK, from the coding sequence ATGAAAAATATTCGGAACTTTTGTATTATAGCCCACATAGATCATGGTAAGTCTACTTTGGCAGATAGGTTGTTAGAATATACCAACACTATCCCAAAACGACAGATGCAAGATCAAGTTCTTGACGATATGGACTTAGAAAGAGAACGCGGGATAACTATCAAAAGCCACGCTATTCAAATGGACTATTACTACAAAGGCGAAAAATATATACTCAACTTAATAGATACTCCAGGGCATGTAGATTTTAGCTATGAAGTTTCTCGGTCTATTGCTGCTTGCGAAGGGGCTTTACTTTTGGTAGATGCTACACAAGGTATTCAAGCACAAACTATTTCTAACCTGTATTTAGCCTTAGAAAATGAAGTAGAAATTATTCCTGTGCTGAACAAGGTAGATGTAGCTTCAGCCATGATTGAGGAAGTCAAAGACCAAATGGTAGATATTTTAGGATGCAGCCGAGAGGAAATTATTCATGCTTCGGGCAAGGAAGGTATTGGCATAGAAACTATTTTAGAACGAATTATAGAGCGTATACCACCTCCAAAAGGTAATCCCGAGGGACCTTTACAAGCATTGATTTTTGATTCCATTTTTAACAGTTATCGCGGTGTAATTGCTTACTTTAAAGTAGAAAATGGAATTATCCGCAAAGGGGATAAAGTCCGTTTCATGGCAACAGGTACAGACTACATAGCCGAAGAAGTAGGAATTTTACGTTTAGAACGCGAACCGAGAGAATTTGTAGGTACGGGAGATGTAGGGTACATTATAGCTAATATAAAACAAGTTAGTGAAGTAAAAGTAGGGGACACTATCACACACAGTAATAATCCTGCACCTGCACCCATTGAGGGTTTCAAAGAGGTTAAACCTATGGTTTTTGCAGGAATATTTCCTGTGTCTTCGGAAGATTTTGAGGATTTAAGGTCTTCTTTGGAGAAATTAAGACTCAATGATGCGGCATTGGTATATGAACCTGAAACTTCCGTAGCGCTTGGTTTTGGATTTAGGTGCGGTTTTTTAGGAATGCTACACATGGAAATTATTCAAGAGCGATTGGAGCGTGAATTTGGCATGAACGTAATAACTACCGTTCCTAACGTTCAGTATATTGCTCATATTCGTAATACAGGGGAGCAAGTAGTGATTCACAATCCTTCTGAAATGCCTGACGCAGGAAAAATTGACTATATAGAAGAGCCATACGTACGCGCACAAATTATTACAGCATCTGACTATATCGGCGGTATCATGAATCTGTGTATTGATAAACGTGGTATTTTCAAAAATCAAACGTATTTAACACCTACCCGCGTAGAGCTTATTTTTGAAATGCCTTTATCGGAAATTATATTTGACTTTTTTGACAAATTGAAATCCATTTCGCGGGGTTATGCGTCATTAGATTACGAAATGATAGGCTATAGACAATCTGACATGGTTAAGTTAGATATTCTGCTCAATGGCGAACCTGTAGATGCACTTTCTGCAATTGTACATCGCAGCAATGCTTATGATTGGGGTAAAAAATTATGTATCAAGCTTAAAGAGTTACTTCCTAGACAGCTTTTTGAAATTCCTATCCAGGCTGCCATTGGGGGAAAGGTAATTGCCCGAGAAACGATTAAAGCACTTCGTAAAGACGTATTAGCTAAATGCTATGGGGGTGATGTAACTCGCAAAAGAAAGCTATTAGAAAAACAAAAAGAGGGCAAAAAACGAATGAAACAAGTAGGTTCGGTAGAGATTCCCCAAGAAGCCTTTTTAGCAGTGCTAAAAATAGACAAATAG
- a CDS encoding YceI family protein produces MGAVCLSACTKAPKSQKAEAGQAEKEQNKSGAIFNLDAAKTSVKWIGTKVTGRHEGTIKIREGKLIVQGNEVIGGECIIDMSTIECLDLQPGKGKEKLEKHLKSADFFDVEKYPTAKLVITEVKKEPNGQYSHRVKANLTLKDITKSIEFGANIQVTESTVSAVSNFNIDRTEWGITYEGQKDNLIRKEVNFDINLTASKAAS; encoded by the coding sequence ATGGGTGCAGTGTGTCTATCTGCTTGCACTAAAGCACCTAAATCCCAAAAAGCAGAAGCAGGGCAAGCTGAAAAAGAGCAGAATAAAAGCGGAGCTATCTTCAACTTAGATGCTGCCAAAACTTCCGTTAAGTGGATAGGAACAAAAGTTACAGGAAGACACGAAGGTACAATCAAAATTAGAGAAGGTAAGCTTATTGTTCAAGGTAATGAGGTCATAGGTGGGGAGTGTATTATTGACATGAGCACAATAGAATGTTTAGACTTGCAGCCAGGTAAGGGGAAAGAGAAGTTAGAAAAACACTTAAAATCTGCCGATTTCTTTGATGTAGAAAAGTACCCTACGGCTAAGCTAGTCATTACAGAAGTAAAGAAAGAACCTAATGGGCAATATTCCCATAGAGTCAAAGCTAACCTTACTTTGAAAGACATTACCAAATCTATTGAATTTGGCGCAAATATCCAAGTAACGGAATCTACGGTAAGCGCAGTTTCTAACTTCAATATTGACCGTACCGAGTGGGGTATAACCTACGAAGGACAAAAAGACAATCTTATTCGTAAAGAAGTTAACTTTGACATCAATTTAACTGCAAGCAAAGCGGCATCTTAA
- the miaB gene encoding tRNA (N6-isopentenyl adenosine(37)-C2)-methylthiotransferase MiaB, with protein MNQLITDIPILDSTKVHDESIQGTAFESQQNQNNPKARKLYIETYGCQMNFSDTEIVASIMLKMGFKTETNPKNADVIFLNTCSIRENAEQKVWERLKQYRAIKKHNPKLIVGVLGCMAERLKAKLLEQEKLVDLVVGPDAYRDLPRLVSEVDSGQKAVNVLLSLEETYADISPVRLHSNGVSAFISIMRGCNNMCSFCVVPFTRGRERSREVKSILKEVEELLQEGYKEVTLLGQNVDSYQYQNTNFAQLLEMVAQMDKNLRVRFTTSHPKDISNELLETMAKYDNICKYIHLPVQSGNNRILEKMNRNYTREWYLERVQTARSIMPQIALSTDIIAGFCSETEEEHQDTLSLLQEVRYEHAYMFKYSERPGTLAARKYPDDVPDEVKTRRLNEIIALQTQISKEKNLADIGKVFTVLVEGPSKRSETEWCGRNDANKMLVFPKTEGLKKGDYVQVKVKQATSATLIGEIV; from the coding sequence ATGAACCAGTTGATCACAGACATTCCTATTTTGGATAGCACAAAGGTACATGACGAGTCTATTCAAGGTACTGCTTTTGAAAGCCAACAGAATCAAAATAATCCCAAAGCTCGTAAGCTTTATATTGAAACCTACGGCTGCCAAATGAACTTTTCAGATACCGAAATAGTGGCTTCAATTATGCTCAAAATGGGATTCAAAACAGAAACTAATCCAAAAAACGCAGATGTTATCTTTCTCAATACTTGTTCAATACGTGAAAACGCAGAACAAAAAGTATGGGAACGATTAAAACAGTATCGCGCTATTAAAAAACATAATCCGAAGCTGATTGTAGGAGTGCTAGGCTGTATGGCAGAACGCCTAAAAGCTAAACTTTTGGAGCAAGAGAAATTAGTAGACCTCGTAGTAGGTCCCGATGCATATAGAGATTTACCACGCCTGGTAAGCGAAGTAGATAGCGGTCAAAAAGCTGTCAATGTACTTTTATCCTTAGAAGAAACGTATGCGGATATTAGCCCTGTACGCTTACATAGCAATGGCGTAAGTGCGTTCATTTCTATCATGCGCGGATGTAATAATATGTGTTCTTTTTGTGTAGTTCCTTTTACCCGCGGGCGAGAACGCAGTAGAGAAGTCAAAAGTATTCTCAAAGAGGTAGAAGAATTGTTACAAGAAGGATACAAGGAAGTTACTTTGCTTGGACAAAATGTGGATTCTTACCAATATCAAAACACGAATTTTGCCCAATTGCTTGAAATGGTTGCCCAAATGGATAAAAATTTAAGAGTACGCTTTACTACCTCTCACCCCAAAGATATCTCCAACGAACTTTTAGAAACGATGGCAAAATATGACAACATTTGTAAGTATATTCATTTACCTGTCCAAAGTGGAAATAACCGTATATTAGAAAAAATGAACCGCAATTATACGCGCGAATGGTATTTAGAACGCGTACAAACTGCCCGCAGCATTATGCCGCAAATTGCCCTTTCCACAGATATCATTGCAGGTTTTTGTTCAGAAACGGAAGAAGAGCATCAAGATACACTAAGTCTTTTACAAGAAGTACGCTACGAACATGCTTACATGTTCAAATATTCCGAACGACCAGGAACCTTAGCCGCCCGAAAATATCCTGATGATGTGCCTGACGAAGTTAAAACTAGAAGACTAAATGAAATTATTGCTCTGCAAACGCAAATATCCAAAGAGAAAAATCTTGCAGATATAGGCAAAGTATTTACGGTTTTAGTGGAAGGTCCTTCTAAACGTTCAGAAACCGAATGGTGCGGTAGAAACGATGCTAATAAAATGCTTGTCTTCCCCAAAACAGAAGGACTAAAAAAAGGCGATTATGTGCAAGTCAAAGTAAAACAAGCTACTTCGGCTACCTTAATAGGGGAAATTGTTTAA
- a CDS encoding NADH-quinone oxidoreductase subunit I — translation MGIKKGSPDERKLSWYHKIHFIEVFKGMAYTFKMMFKPSVTVEYPEEKWTPNDEFRGRPVLVMEKGKERCVACGLCARSCPPLAISMQAAETDDDKERYPLTFEINMLRCIYCGYCEEVCPEEAIVMSKDYDFTFTSREEAIFDKSKLLVEKEALQPRLQFLENKRNPIFGKIYHFLKANNRHSWKDRAK, via the coding sequence ATGGGAATAAAAAAAGGTAGCCCTGACGAAAGAAAATTATCGTGGTATCATAAAATACATTTTATAGAGGTATTTAAGGGCATGGCTTATACCTTTAAGATGATGTTTAAGCCTTCGGTTACCGTGGAATATCCCGAAGAAAAATGGACACCTAACGATGAATTCAGAGGTAGACCTGTTTTGGTTATGGAAAAAGGTAAAGAACGGTGTGTAGCTTGTGGGTTATGTGCGCGTTCTTGTCCGCCTTTGGCTATCTCCATGCAAGCCGCAGAAACAGACGATGATAAAGAGCGCTATCCACTTACTTTTGAAATCAATATGCTACGATGCATCTATTGCGGATACTGTGAAGAGGTATGCCCCGAAGAAGCTATCGTAATGAGCAAAGACTACGATTTTACTTTCACTAGTCGTGAAGAAGCCATATTTGACAAAAGTAAGCTTTTAGTAGAAAAAGAAGCCCTACAACCTCGCTTACAATTTTTAGAAAACAAACGTAATCCTATATTCGGAAAGATATACCATTTTTTGAAAGCAAACAACCGTCACAGTTGGAAAGATAGAGCAAAATAA